The following nucleotide sequence is from Pedobacter sp. PACM 27299.
TAGGTCATATTGACGATAACCGAGCCATGGTGATAGGGAAATCTGCACAACTTTCAGTGGAAGCACATCAGGTTACATTCAGTTTTTAAAGACCAAAACCGAACAATTCAATAGCAGCAAGTTTACAGTCAATCTATACCGATCCTAATAAAAACAGGGGCAATTCTTTCGAAATGCCCCTGTTTTTTAGGATCTATTGAAAGGTATTAGTTGTCTGTCATCAATTTATTCAACGACAATTCGTCAGAAGAAATTGGCCAGATATAACCAGGTTCAGTAGGTCCTTTTCCGGAGCACCACCTTTACCAGGAATAGGTAGCAATAAACGAGTTAAATCAGGAGCTCTTAATCCTTCTCCTAAAAACTCGATCCTTCTTTCATTTAGCAAAGCGGTAGTAAAGTCAGCCACATTTGCCGGCGCTAAAACAGTCGTTGCATCTGAACGCTGACGTACCGCATTCAACAGCAGTAAAGCTTGTGCATCAACAGTATTTGTGCTTCTTACACGCGCTTCTGCAAGATTCAGCAATACCTCTGGCCATCGGATTACAGGAACCCAATCCGTGTATGGGTTAGGAGCAGTAAACTTGGAAACAAATTGTTTCCCACTTGCCAATCTAAACAACAGACTTCTTCTCTTATCAGCTGCTTTCCAATTTACATCAGCAACAATCCAGTAGCATTCAGTGAAAACTCTGTAGTACCTGGCGTGGCATTCGTGAAATAGAAATAACTTGCTAATGAATTCTGTGTACCTGGATAATCCAATGGCGATGCGCTTGTGCTCATCGGCAATGAAAATATAGATTCTGTAGTCGTATAAGGAGCTTTAAAGACAGTAGTGATATCCGCTTGCATATCATTCGCTACGCCTGAAGTTGCTTTGAATGGCGCAGCCGCAGGAACAATCTTGTTGGCTTCAAGAATTACTTCTGGATATTTACCCATTGATAAATACACCCTTGTTTTTCAAGGCAATCGCTGTATTTTTATGGGCTCTTGTGGTATTTAAAATAGCATTCGCATTGGTTGATTTCAGGTTTGTTTCTGCAAAATCTAAATCCGCAAGTACCTGTTTAT
It contains:
- a CDS encoding RagB/SusD family nutrient uptake outer membrane protein, translating into MFRLASGKQFVSKFTAPNPYTDWVPVIRWPEVLLNLAEARVRSTNTVDAQALLLLNAVRQRSDATTVLAPANVADFTTALLNERRIEFLGEGLRAPDLTRLLLPIPGKGGAPEKDLLNLVISGQFLLTNCR